A window of Vicinamibacterales bacterium contains these coding sequences:
- a CDS encoding lyase family protein: MAIHYAHLVMLADQRILSRAEAAAIRRALDAIDLDAVRAIQYDGTYEDLFFYLDRLISANCGDDAAGRLHTARSRNDIDMTMYRMQQRLWILAVIDGTLALRRALVPLAERYRDAVFAAHTHTQPAQPSTIAHYLQAVIEQLERDTVRLQAAYRSTNQNPLGACAITGTGFPIDRERTTALLGFGATTCNTYGSIATVDYLLESVSATAVLLVGLGRVIQDLLLWCTMEF, translated from the coding sequence ATGGCGATTCATTACGCGCACCTGGTGATGCTCGCCGATCAGCGGATTTTGTCGCGCGCGGAAGCGGCGGCGATCCGCCGCGCTCTCGATGCGATCGACCTCGATGCGGTGCGGGCAATTCAGTACGACGGGACCTACGAGGATCTCTTCTTCTATCTCGACCGGCTCATCTCGGCCAACTGTGGCGACGATGCGGCGGGGCGGCTGCATACCGCGCGCTCGCGCAACGACATCGACATGACGATGTACCGCATGCAGCAGCGCCTGTGGATCCTCGCCGTGATCGACGGGACGCTGGCGCTGCGGCGGGCGCTGGTGCCGCTCGCCGAGCGCTATCGCGACGCCGTGTTCGCCGCGCATACGCATACGCAGCCGGCGCAGCCGTCGACCATTGCGCACTACCTGCAGGCGGTCATCGAGCAGCTCGAGCGCGACACGGTGCGGCTGCAGGCGGCATACCGCAGCACCAACCAGAATCCGCTGGGGGCCTGCGCCATCACCGGGACCGGCTTTCCCATCGATCGCGAGCGGACCACCGCGCTGCTTGGCTTCGGGGCGACGACGTGCAACACCTACGGCAGCATCGCGACCGTCGACTACCTGCTCGAGAGCGTCAGCGCGACCGCCGTGCTGCTGGTCGGTCTCGGCCGCGTCATCCAGGACCTGCTGCTCTGGTGCACGATGGAGTTT